A single region of the Cereibacter sphaeroides 2.4.1 genome encodes:
- a CDS encoding Hpt domain-containing protein, which translates to MIDWGRVSALREEVGREAFEEVVLMFLEETDETIRRLSAAPVAPLDEMLHFLKGSALNLGFRSVSRLCQEGERLAACGRGAEVELGVLVTSYRLARVEFLKGLERMEAG; encoded by the coding sequence ATGATCGACTGGGGACGGGTTTCGGCATTGCGCGAGGAAGTCGGTCGCGAAGCGTTCGAGGAGGTCGTCCTCATGTTCCTCGAGGAGACGGACGAGACGATCCGCCGGCTCTCCGCTGCTCCGGTCGCGCCGCTCGATGAAATGCTGCACTTCCTGAAGGGATCGGCGCTGAACCTTGGCTTCAGATCGGTCTCGCGCCTCTGCCAGGAGGGCGAGCGGCTCGCCGCCTGCGGACGCGGTGCCGAGGTCGAGCTGGGCGTTCTGGTGACGAGCTACCGGCTGGCCCGGGTGGAGTTTCTCAAGGGACTCGAACGGATGGAGGCCGGCTAG
- a CDS encoding argininosuccinate synthase, with the protein MSAPKKVVLAYSGGLDTSIILKWLQTEYGCEVVTFTADLGQGEELEPAREKAVMLGIKPENIFIEDVREEFVRDFVFPMFRANALYEGLYLLGTSIARPLIAKRLVEIAAQTGADAVAHGATGKGNDQVRFELTAYALDPAIKVIAPWREWDLTSRTKLLEFAEQNQIPIAKNKRGEAPFSVDANLLHTSSEGRVLENPGEEAPDYVYQRTVDPEKAPDAPEFVEIAFEKGDAVAINGEAMSPATILTKLNELGGKHGVGRLDLVENRFVGMKSRGIYETPGGTILLEAHRGIEQITLDSGAGHLKDSIMPRYAELIYNGFWYSPEREMLQALIDKSQEHVTGTVRVKLYKGFARTVARWSEHSLYSEKHVTFEEDAGAYDQKDAAGFIRLNALRLKLIATRNARVKG; encoded by the coding sequence ATGTCCGCCCCGAAGAAAGTCGTCCTTGCCTATTCCGGCGGGCTCGACACCTCGATCATCCTGAAGTGGCTGCAGACCGAATATGGCTGCGAGGTCGTGACCTTCACCGCCGACCTCGGCCAGGGCGAGGAGCTTGAGCCCGCCCGCGAGAAGGCGGTGATGCTGGGCATCAAGCCAGAAAACATTTTCATTGAGGATGTGCGCGAAGAGTTCGTGCGCGACTTCGTCTTCCCGATGTTCCGGGCGAACGCGCTTTACGAAGGGCTCTATCTGCTCGGCACCTCGATCGCGCGGCCGCTGATCGCCAAGCGGCTGGTCGAGATCGCGGCCCAGACCGGCGCCGACGCGGTGGCCCACGGCGCCACCGGCAAGGGCAACGACCAGGTTCGCTTCGAACTGACGGCCTATGCGCTCGACCCGGCGATCAAGGTGATCGCGCCCTGGCGCGAATGGGACCTGACTTCGCGCACGAAACTCCTCGAATTCGCCGAACAGAACCAGATCCCGATCGCCAAGAACAAGCGCGGCGAAGCGCCCTTCTCGGTCGATGCGAACCTGCTGCACACCTCGTCCGAGGGCCGCGTGCTGGAGAACCCGGGCGAGGAAGCCCCGGATTACGTCTACCAGCGCACCGTCGATCCCGAGAAGGCGCCCGACGCGCCCGAGTTCGTGGAGATCGCCTTCGAGAAGGGCGATGCGGTCGCCATCAACGGCGAAGCCATGTCGCCCGCGACCATCCTCACGAAGCTCAACGAGCTTGGCGGCAAGCACGGGGTGGGCCGTCTCGATCTGGTGGAAAACCGTTTCGTCGGCATGAAGTCGCGCGGGATCTACGAGACGCCCGGCGGCACGATCCTGCTGGAGGCCCACCGCGGCATCGAACAGATCACGCTCGACTCGGGCGCAGGCCACCTGAAGGATTCGATCATGCCGCGCTATGCCGAGCTGATCTACAACGGCTTCTGGTACAGCCCCGAGCGCGAGATGCTTCAGGCACTGATCGACAAGTCGCAGGAACATGTCACCGGCACCGTGCGCGTCAAGCTTTACAAGGGCTTCGCCCGCACCGTCGCCCGTTGGTCGGAGCATTCGCTTTATTCCGAGAAGCACGTCACCTTCGAGGAGGATGCGGGCGCCTACGACCAGAAGGACGCGGCCGGCTTCATCCGGCTGAACGCCCTGCGGCTGAAGCTGATCGCGACACGCAACGCCCGCGTGAAGGGCTGA
- a CDS encoding tellurite resistance TerB family protein codes for MSLKKVLGLMLASRMAGRGGRTGGLGSAAVLGSSVSKKAGMAALAYMAYRAYQDHQARNPGGTTRTAGGTGGIGGMIGGIVDSLTGQQGDAGQTSAAPAGAAMGQSPEDAISDAKALLLLQAMVAAAWADGAISLDERQRILDQLDAAGADDSDRRLVEREVAHPQPLDRLLEQVRDQETAEQFYLASRAAVDPTTSANKSYLCTLRGRLNLSEAEVREVEAFTS; via the coding sequence ATGAGCCTCAAGAAAGTCCTCGGGCTGATGCTGGCCTCGCGCATGGCCGGCCGCGGCGGCCGCACGGGAGGGCTCGGCTCTGCCGCCGTCCTCGGCTCGAGCGTGAGCAAGAAGGCCGGGATGGCGGCGCTGGCCTACATGGCCTATCGCGCCTATCAGGATCATCAGGCGCGCAACCCGGGCGGCACGACCCGGACTGCGGGCGGCACGGGCGGCATCGGCGGCATGATCGGCGGCATCGTCGACAGCCTGACCGGACAGCAGGGCGATGCCGGTCAGACCTCGGCCGCTCCTGCCGGCGCGGCGATGGGGCAGTCGCCCGAGGATGCGATTTCCGACGCCAAGGCGCTCCTGCTGCTGCAGGCGATGGTGGCCGCGGCCTGGGCCGACGGCGCGATCTCTCTGGACGAACGGCAGCGGATCCTCGACCAGCTCGATGCGGCGGGTGCGGACGACAGCGACCGGCGGCTCGTCGAGCGCGAGGTCGCCCATCCGCAGCCGCTCGACCGGCTGCTGGAGCAGGTCCGCGATCAGGAGACCGCCGAGCAGTTCTATCTCGCCTCGCGCGCCGCGGTGGATCCGACCACCAGCGCCAACAAATCCTACCTCTGCACCCTCCGCGGGCGGCTGAACCTCTCGGAGGCGGAAGTGCGCGAGGTGGAAGCCTTCACGTCCTGA
- a CDS encoding sulfotransferase-like domain-containing protein produces the protein MRIAMWSGPRNLSTAMMYSFAARGDCGIWDEPFYAAYLKATGIDHPMRAEILAAHETDASVIADRCSGEAPLGEPIFYQKHMTLHMIPSFDRGFMRDCENVFLIRHPTRVVASYAKKREGPSLADIGFVQQAKLFDEVAQWLGRPPLVVDSADVRQDPKGMLTALCAALGLPFTEAMLRWPAGGHKADGVWAPHWYGAVHLSSGFEDPEGPLPDLAPHYADLARQALPHYERLAAFRIRT, from the coding sequence ATGAGGATCGCCATGTGGTCCGGGCCGCGGAACCTCTCCACGGCCATGATGTATTCCTTCGCCGCGCGGGGCGATTGCGGCATCTGGGACGAACCCTTCTACGCCGCCTATCTCAAGGCCACGGGGATCGACCATCCGATGCGCGCCGAGATCCTTGCCGCGCACGAGACGGACGCTTCCGTCATCGCCGACAGATGCAGCGGAGAGGCACCGCTCGGCGAGCCGATCTTCTACCAGAAGCACATGACGCTGCACATGATCCCGTCCTTCGACCGAGGCTTCATGCGGGACTGCGAAAATGTTTTTCTGATCCGCCACCCGACGCGGGTCGTAGCGAGCTACGCCAAAAAGCGCGAGGGTCCCAGTCTCGCCGACATCGGCTTCGTGCAGCAGGCCAAGCTCTTCGACGAGGTGGCGCAATGGCTGGGTCGCCCGCCTCTCGTGGTGGACAGCGCGGACGTCCGGCAGGACCCGAAAGGGATGCTGACGGCCCTCTGTGCGGCCTTGGGCCTCCCCTTCACCGAGGCCATGCTGCGCTGGCCTGCGGGCGGACACAAGGCCGACGGCGTCTGGGCGCCGCACTGGTACGGCGCCGTGCATCTCTCTTCGGGCTTCGAGGATCCCGAAGGCCCGCTGCCGGACCTTGCCCCGCATTATGCGGACCTCGCCCGGCAGGCGCTGCCGCATTACGAGCGCCTTGCCGCCTTCCGCATCAGGACGTGA
- a CDS encoding D-amino acid aminotransferase — protein sequence MTDHVTTHQAEEDARNETIRLWLNGRILPRAEALVSVYDSGFMLGDGVWEGIRLYDGRWAFLDEHLDRLFEAALAIDLDIGMDRAALRQAILDTAAANGMTTDAHARLMVTRGVKTRPFQHPSLSRQGPTVAIIMEHSKPKIPRPIRLATVPHIRGLPMSQDPKLNSHSKLNCILACIAAEKAGADEALMLDVHGFVNTTNACNFFIVRKGEVWTSTGDYCMNGITRGKVIRICREAGIPVFEKNFSLVETYSADEAFLTGTFGAQTPVGSIDGRRIGTGEMGPLTERLRGLYKALVAA from the coding sequence ATGACCGATCACGTTACCACCCACCAGGCCGAGGAAGATGCTCGGAACGAGACCATCCGCCTCTGGCTGAACGGGCGGATCCTGCCCAGGGCCGAGGCGCTGGTGTCGGTCTACGACTCGGGCTTCATGCTCGGCGACGGTGTGTGGGAGGGCATCCGCCTCTACGATGGGCGCTGGGCCTTTCTCGACGAGCATCTCGACCGGCTGTTCGAGGCGGCCTTGGCCATCGACCTCGACATCGGGATGGACCGAGCCGCGCTCCGGCAGGCGATCCTCGACACGGCGGCGGCGAACGGCATGACGACAGACGCCCATGCCCGGCTGATGGTGACGCGCGGGGTCAAGACGCGGCCCTTCCAGCATCCGTCGCTCTCGCGGCAGGGGCCCACCGTCGCGATCATCATGGAACATTCCAAGCCGAAGATCCCGCGGCCGATCCGGCTTGCCACCGTGCCCCATATCCGCGGCCTGCCGATGAGCCAGGATCCGAAGCTGAACTCGCATTCCAAGCTGAACTGCATCCTCGCCTGCATCGCGGCCGAGAAGGCGGGCGCGGACGAGGCGCTGATGCTGGACGTGCATGGGTTCGTGAACACGACCAACGCCTGTAACTTCTTCATCGTGAGAAAGGGCGAGGTCTGGACCTCGACGGGCGACTACTGCATGAACGGCATCACCCGCGGCAAGGTCATCCGCATCTGCCGCGAGGCCGGCATTCCCGTCTTCGAGAAGAACTTCTCGCTGGTCGAGACCTACTCCGCCGACGAGGCTTTCCTGACCGGCACCTTCGGCGCGCAGACCCCCGTGGGCTCGATCGACGGTCGGCGGATCGGCACGGGCGAAATGGGCCCCCTGACCGAGCGCCTCCGCGGCCTCTACAAGGCCTTGGTGGCAGCATGA
- a CDS encoding ribokinase codes for MLLNLGSINIDHVYRMPHLPAPGETLEAESYSVGLGGKGANQSVAAARAGARILHVGAVGPEGRWARDWMAAAGVDVTHVAVGEVATGHAIINLDEEAENTIVIFPGANRTLDAATVTAALAAAGPGDTLLLQNETSAQVEAARLASQRGLRVIYCAAPFEIGAVQAVLPYVSLLVMNEGEAAALRAALGALPEVAMVVTLGARGAEWLVPGEDRLSVPAFPVTAVDTVGAGDCFTGNLAAALDAGLAPAEAMRRASAAAALQVTRPGAAEAMPTAEEVDAFLG; via the coding sequence ATGCTGCTCAATCTGGGCTCGATCAACATCGACCATGTCTACCGGATGCCGCACTTGCCGGCGCCCGGAGAGACGCTCGAGGCCGAAAGCTACAGCGTGGGTCTCGGCGGCAAGGGCGCCAACCAGTCCGTCGCCGCGGCGCGGGCCGGGGCACGGATCCTTCATGTCGGCGCGGTCGGGCCCGAGGGGCGCTGGGCGCGCGACTGGATGGCTGCGGCGGGCGTCGACGTGACCCATGTGGCGGTGGGCGAGGTCGCCACCGGCCATGCCATCATCAACCTGGATGAAGAGGCCGAGAATACCATCGTGATCTTCCCGGGCGCCAACCGGACGCTCGATGCGGCCACGGTGACGGCGGCGCTCGCCGCGGCGGGCCCGGGCGATACGCTCCTTCTGCAGAACGAGACTTCGGCGCAGGTCGAGGCGGCGCGTCTGGCTTCGCAGCGGGGCCTGAGGGTGATCTATTGCGCCGCCCCGTTCGAGATCGGCGCCGTGCAGGCCGTCCTGCCCTATGTCAGCCTCCTCGTGATGAACGAGGGCGAAGCGGCGGCCCTGAGAGCCGCGCTCGGGGCGCTGCCCGAGGTGGCGATGGTCGTGACCCTCGGCGCCCGGGGTGCCGAATGGCTCGTGCCGGGCGAGGATCGGCTCTCCGTTCCCGCTTTTCCCGTGACGGCCGTCGACACGGTGGGTGCGGGCGACTGTTTCACGGGAAACCTTGCCGCGGCGCTCGATGCCGGGCTTGCTCCGGCAGAGGCGATGCGCCGGGCATCCGCGGCCGCCGCGCTTCAGGTCACGCGTCCGGGCGCGGCCGAGGCCATGCCCACGGCCGAAGAGGTGGACGCCTTCCTCGGCTGA
- a CDS encoding NADP-dependent malic enzyme, protein MTKTKITPEEALLYHLEPRPGKYEITASTPMATQRDLSLAYSPGVAVPVQAIADAPETVYDYTVKGNMVAVISNGTAILGMGNLGAMASKPVMEGKAVLFKRFADVNAIDIELDTEDPDEIIQAVKLMGPTFGGINLEDIKAPECFMIEQRLKELMDIPVFHDDQHGTAVICAAGLINALELSGKKIEDCRIVLNGAGAAGIACLELLKTMGARHDNCIMCDTKGVIWQGRTEGMNQWKSAHAARTELRTLEEAMAGADVFLGVSAKGAVTPEMVRSMADNPVIFAMANPDPEITPEEAQAVRADAIVATGRSDYPNQVNNVLGFPYLFRGALDIHARAINDEMKIACARALAQLAREDVPDEVAMAYGRKLSFGRDYIIPTPFDPRLIYTIPPAVAKAGMDTGVARRPIIDLQGYELALKSRMDPTASILQGIHARAKAAQARMIFAEGDDPRVLRAAVAYQRAGMGKALVVGREQDVREKLEATGLGDAVRELEVVNAANSRHMEAYKSFLYNRLQRGGFDSYDIQRLATRDRHVFSALMLAHGHGDGLVTGATRKSAYVMQLINHVFDAKASDGAVGVTALLHKGRIVLIADTLVHEWPEAEDLADIAIKSARVARNLGLEPRVAFVSFSTFGYPVSERAAKMGEASRVLDGMKVDFEYEGEMTVDVALNKTAMAQYPFCRLTGPANILVVPARHSSSISIKLMQEMAGATVIGPILTGVSKPIQICGVNSTVNDILNMAVMAACKVG, encoded by the coding sequence ATGACCAAGACCAAGATCACGCCCGAAGAGGCGCTTCTCTACCATCTGGAACCGCGGCCCGGCAAATACGAGATCACCGCCTCGACGCCGATGGCCACGCAGCGCGACCTGAGCCTCGCCTATTCGCCGGGGGTGGCCGTCCCGGTGCAGGCGATCGCCGACGCGCCCGAGACGGTCTACGACTATACGGTCAAGGGCAACATGGTGGCGGTGATTTCGAACGGGACCGCGATCCTCGGCATGGGCAATCTCGGGGCGATGGCCTCGAAGCCGGTGATGGAGGGCAAGGCGGTGCTCTTCAAGCGCTTCGCCGACGTGAACGCCATCGACATCGAGCTCGACACCGAGGATCCGGACGAGATCATCCAGGCGGTGAAGCTGATGGGGCCGACCTTCGGCGGCATCAACCTCGAGGACATCAAGGCGCCCGAGTGCTTCATGATCGAGCAGCGGCTGAAGGAGCTCATGGACATTCCGGTGTTCCATGACGACCAGCACGGCACGGCGGTGATCTGCGCGGCGGGTCTCATCAACGCGCTGGAGCTGTCGGGCAAGAAGATCGAGGATTGCCGCATCGTGCTGAACGGCGCGGGGGCGGCGGGGATCGCCTGTCTGGAGCTCCTCAAGACCATGGGCGCGCGCCACGACAACTGCATCATGTGCGACACCAAGGGCGTGATCTGGCAGGGCCGCACCGAGGGCATGAACCAGTGGAAGTCGGCCCATGCCGCGCGCACCGAGCTGCGCACGCTGGAAGAGGCGATGGCAGGGGCCGATGTGTTCCTCGGCGTCTCGGCCAAGGGCGCGGTCACGCCCGAGATGGTCAGGAGCATGGCCGACAATCCGGTGATCTTCGCCATGGCCAACCCCGATCCCGAGATCACGCCCGAGGAGGCGCAGGCGGTCCGCGCCGACGCCATCGTGGCCACGGGCCGGTCGGACTATCCGAACCAGGTCAACAACGTGCTGGGCTTCCCCTATCTCTTCCGGGGCGCGCTCGACATCCACGCCCGCGCGATCAACGACGAGATGAAGATCGCCTGCGCCCGGGCGCTGGCGCAGCTCGCGCGCGAGGACGTGCCGGATGAGGTGGCGATGGCCTACGGGCGCAAGCTCTCGTTCGGGCGCGACTACATCATTCCCACGCCCTTCGACCCGCGGCTGATCTACACGATCCCGCCCGCGGTGGCGAAGGCCGGCATGGATACGGGCGTCGCGCGGCGGCCCATCATCGACCTTCAGGGCTACGAGCTGGCGCTGAAGTCCCGGATGGACCCGACCGCCTCGATCCTGCAGGGCATCCATGCCCGGGCCAAGGCGGCGCAGGCCCGGATGATCTTCGCCGAGGGCGACGATCCGCGCGTGCTGCGCGCGGCCGTGGCCTATCAGCGCGCCGGCATGGGCAAGGCGCTGGTCGTGGGCCGCGAGCAGGACGTGCGCGAGAAGCTCGAGGCGACGGGCCTCGGCGATGCGGTGCGCGAGCTCGAGGTGGTGAACGCCGCCAATTCGCGCCACATGGAGGCCTACAAGAGCTTCCTTTACAACCGTCTCCAGCGCGGCGGCTTCGACAGCTACGACATCCAGCGGCTGGCCACGCGCGACCGGCATGTCTTCTCGGCGCTGATGCTGGCGCATGGGCACGGCGACGGGCTGGTGACGGGCGCCACGCGCAAATCGGCCTATGTGATGCAGCTCATCAACCATGTGTTCGATGCCAAGGCCTCGGACGGCGCGGTGGGTGTGACGGCGCTGCTGCACAAGGGCCGCATCGTGCTCATCGCCGACACGCTGGTCCATGAATGGCCCGAGGCCGAGGATCTGGCCGACATTGCGATCAAGTCGGCGCGGGTGGCACGCAACCTCGGGCTCGAGCCGCGGGTGGCCTTCGTCTCCTTCTCGACCTTCGGTTATCCGGTCTCGGAGCGGGCGGCCAAGATGGGCGAGGCCTCGCGCGTGCTCGACGGGATGAAGGTCGATTTCGAATATGAGGGCGAGATGACCGTCGACGTGGCGCTGAACAAGACAGCCATGGCGCAATATCCCTTCTGCCGGCTCACGGGTCCTGCCAATATCCTCGTGGTTCCGGCGCGGCACTCGTCGTCGATCTCGATCAAGCTCATGCAGGAGATGGCGGGGGCGACCGTGATCGGTCCCATTCTCACCGGCGTGTCGAAGCCGATCCAGATCTGCGGCGTGAACTCGACGGTCAATGACATTCTCAACATGGCCGTGATGGCCGCGTGCAAGGTGGGGTGA
- the mutS gene encoding DNA mismatch repair protein MutS, giving the protein MSDDTVTPMMAQYLEIKAQNPGAILFYRMGDFYEMFFDDAALAAEALDIALTKRGKHRGEDIAMCGVPIHAAEGYLLTLIRKGFRVAIAEQMEDPAEAKKRGSKSVVRREVVRLVTPGTLTEDTLLEARRHNYLCAFAEIRDEAALAWADISTGELSVTACPLPRLMPELARLAPRELLVADERELDWIEEVGCALTPLSRASFDSASAEKRLCALFGVGTLESFGNFTRAELSAMGALVDYLDLTQRGKLPLLRPPVRETVGGTVQIDAATRRNLEITQALAGGRDGSLLSAVDRTVTAPGARLLERRLSSPTRDLGLIHERLGAVRWLTEEPRLREEMRASLRRVPDMDRALSRLALDRAGPRDMAAIRAGLAQAQEIAQRMPAEAPALVTRALEALGGHEALVDLLDQALVAEPPLLARDGGFIAQGFDADLDETRRLRDEGRGVIASMQAGFIEVTGIQSLKIKHNNVLGYFIEVTSTHAEKMLSAPLSERFIHRQTTAGQVRFTTVELSELETRILNAGNRALDLEKMHFAALRTAILDLAGQIGRAARSLAELDLISAFADLAVTEDWTEPEIDDSRAFAIEAGRHPVVERALRRTGTPFVANHCDLSTGETPAVWLITGPNMAGKSTFLRQNALIALLAQAGSFVPARRAHIGLVSQIFSRVGASDDLARGRSTFMVEMVETAAILNQADDRALVILDEIGRGTATWDGLSIAWATLEHLHDRNRCRALFATHYHEMTALAGKLKGVENATVAVKEWEGDVIFLHEVRRGAADRSYGVQVARLAGLPASVIERARTVLDALESGERESGGRRQTLIDDLPLFRAAPPPPAPAAPKTSPVEERLREIQPDDLSPREALKLLYDLRALLT; this is encoded by the coding sequence GTGAGCGACGACACCGTCACGCCGATGATGGCGCAATATCTCGAGATCAAGGCGCAGAACCCCGGCGCCATCCTGTTCTACCGGATGGGCGACTTCTACGAGATGTTCTTCGACGACGCGGCTCTGGCCGCCGAGGCGCTCGACATCGCGCTCACCAAGCGCGGCAAGCACCGCGGCGAGGATATCGCCATGTGCGGCGTGCCCATCCATGCGGCCGAGGGCTATCTTCTCACGCTGATCCGCAAGGGCTTCCGCGTGGCCATCGCCGAGCAGATGGAGGATCCGGCCGAGGCGAAGAAGCGCGGCTCCAAGTCCGTGGTCCGGCGCGAGGTCGTGCGCCTCGTCACGCCCGGCACGCTGACCGAGGACACGCTGCTCGAAGCGCGGCGGCACAACTACCTCTGCGCCTTCGCCGAGATCCGCGACGAGGCGGCACTGGCCTGGGCCGACATCTCGACGGGTGAGCTCAGCGTCACGGCCTGCCCGCTGCCGCGCCTCATGCCCGAACTGGCCCGCCTCGCCCCGCGCGAGCTGCTGGTGGCCGACGAGCGGGAGCTCGACTGGATCGAGGAGGTGGGCTGCGCGCTGACGCCGCTCTCGCGGGCGAGCTTCGACAGCGCCTCGGCCGAGAAGCGGCTCTGCGCGCTCTTCGGCGTGGGCACGCTCGAAAGCTTCGGCAATTTCACCCGGGCCGAGCTTTCGGCCATGGGGGCGCTGGTCGACTACCTCGACCTCACCCAGCGCGGCAAGCTGCCGCTCCTGCGCCCGCCCGTGCGCGAGACAGTAGGCGGCACGGTCCAGATCGACGCCGCCACCCGTCGCAACCTCGAGATCACGCAGGCGCTTGCCGGAGGCCGCGACGGCTCGCTCCTCTCCGCCGTGGATCGCACCGTCACCGCTCCGGGCGCGCGCCTGCTCGAACGGCGGCTCTCGAGCCCCACCCGCGACCTCGGCCTGATCCACGAGAGGCTCGGCGCGGTGCGCTGGCTGACCGAAGAGCCGCGCCTGCGCGAGGAAATGCGCGCGAGCCTCCGCCGCGTGCCCGACATGGACCGCGCCCTCTCGCGGCTGGCACTCGACCGGGCCGGTCCCCGCGATATGGCCGCGATCCGGGCAGGCCTCGCCCAGGCCCAGGAGATCGCGCAGCGGATGCCCGCCGAGGCGCCCGCCCTCGTCACCCGCGCACTCGAGGCGCTCGGCGGCCACGAGGCGCTGGTGGATCTCCTCGATCAGGCTCTCGTGGCCGAGCCGCCGCTTCTCGCCCGCGACGGCGGCTTCATCGCACAGGGGTTCGATGCGGATCTCGACGAGACGCGCCGCCTGCGCGACGAGGGCCGCGGCGTCATCGCCTCGATGCAGGCGGGCTTCATCGAGGTGACCGGCATCCAGAGCCTGAAGATCAAGCACAACAACGTGCTGGGCTATTTCATCGAGGTCACCTCGACCCATGCCGAGAAGATGCTCTCGGCCCCGCTCTCCGAGCGATTCATCCACCGCCAGACCACCGCCGGGCAGGTGCGCTTCACGACGGTGGAGCTGTCGGAGCTGGAAACGCGGATCCTGAACGCGGGCAACCGCGCGCTCGACCTCGAGAAGATGCATTTCGCAGCCCTGCGGACGGCGATCCTCGATCTCGCCGGCCAGATCGGTCGCGCCGCCCGGTCGCTGGCCGAGCTCGACCTGATCTCGGCCTTCGCCGACCTCGCGGTGACCGAGGACTGGACCGAGCCCGAGATCGACGACAGCCGCGCCTTCGCCATCGAGGCCGGGCGCCATCCGGTCGTCGAGCGCGCCCTGCGCCGCACCGGCACGCCCTTCGTCGCCAACCACTGCGACCTCTCCACCGGCGAGACGCCGGCGGTCTGGCTCATCACCGGGCCGAACATGGCCGGCAAATCCACCTTCCTGCGCCAGAACGCCCTGATCGCGCTCCTCGCACAGGCGGGCAGCTTCGTTCCGGCCCGCCGCGCCCATATCGGCCTCGTGAGCCAGATCTTCAGCCGCGTCGGCGCCTCGGACGATCTGGCGCGCGGCCGCTCGACCTTCATGGTCGAGATGGTCGAAACCGCGGCCATCCTGAATCAGGCCGACGACCGCGCTCTCGTGATCCTCGACGAGATCGGCCGCGGCACCGCCACCTGGGACGGGCTCTCCATCGCCTGGGCCACGCTCGAACATCTGCACGACCGGAACCGCTGCCGCGCCCTTTTCGCCACCCACTACCACGAGATGACCGCGCTGGCGGGCAAGCTCAAGGGCGTGGAAAACGCGACCGTCGCGGTGAAGGAATGGGAAGGCGACGTGATCTTCCTGCACGAGGTGCGGCGCGGTGCGGCCGACCGCTCCTACGGCGTGCAGGTCGCACGGCTTGCGGGCCTGCCCGCCTCGGTGATCGAGCGCGCACGCACCGTGCTCGACGCGCTCGAGTCAGGCGAGCGCGAGAGCGGCGGGCGACGCCAGACGCTCATCGACGACCTGCCGCTCTTCCGCGCGGCCCCGCCGCCGCCCGCGCCCGCGGCGCCGAAGACCTCACCCGTGGAAGAGCGGCTGCGCGAGATCCAGCCCGACGACCTCAGCCCGCGCGAGGCGCTGAAGCTCCTCTACGATCTCCGCGCGCTGCTGACCTGA
- a CDS encoding nucleotide exchange factor GrpE produces MTNARKDEMAEDQAPREETVEAPELTEAPEIDELETLRAERDELRDRFMRALADAENSRKRADRDRREAEQYGGTRLARDLLPVYDNLSRALEVATDEQRAAAAALIEGVELTLRELRNVMNKHGVRPITPQVGDTFDPQQHQAMFEAPVPGTKAGQIIQVMTEGFMIHDRLLRPAQVGVSSNTGA; encoded by the coding sequence ATGACGAACGCAAGGAAAGACGAGATGGCCGAGGACCAGGCACCCCGGGAAGAAACTGTCGAAGCGCCCGAACTGACGGAGGCGCCGGAGATCGACGAACTCGAGACCCTGCGCGCCGAGCGCGACGAATTGCGCGACCGATTCATGCGGGCGCTGGCGGATGCCGAGAACAGCCGCAAGCGGGCCGACCGCGACCGGCGCGAGGCCGAGCAATATGGCGGCACGCGGCTCGCGCGCGACCTGCTGCCGGTCTACGACAACCTGAGCCGCGCGCTCGAGGTGGCGACCGACGAGCAGCGCGCCGCGGCGGCGGCCCTGATCGAGGGCGTGGAACTCACGCTTCGCGAACTGCGCAACGTGATGAACAAGCATGGCGTGCGCCCGATCACGCCGCAGGTGGGCGACACGTTCGACCCGCAGCAGCATCAGGCGATGTTCGAGGCTCCGGTGCCCGGCACCAAGGCCGGCCAGATCATTCAGGTGATGACCGAGGGCTTCATGATCCACGACCGGCTGCTGCGTCCGGCGCAGGTGGGCGTTTCCTCGAACACCGGCGCCTGA